The Haloarchaeobius amylolyticus genome window below encodes:
- a CDS encoding DUF4382 domain-containing protein — MTRPNVLAALAMAALLVTAGCLGGAVDGTQTAAPNSDSTATDGTGSSGDATMSFYVSDRPGAIDDFEHLNVTITEVGLHRTGDVESDETETETENETETSTDSETETATDTSTTTTDTDTSTMTAEEPDETTHTMTDTMTNQSVDAKQEDTETETETDTETETETETETDDETESETETEESEGEDDSDDSEDAESSEGWTTYEVDSKTVDLTELRGANASKLADFQVQSGEYDKVFVYVSNVEGTLKNGEKVNVKLPSGKLQINKAFTVQEGENTQFVFDIMIHKAGNSGKYVLRPVISESGTGDQVEIDDVDDDSDDENEKKNENAGEGEDSDESESASELTAELQGQVKAGETVTLTVTNASGPVEGANVTVNGEAVGETDADGTLAIEVPDAEDLEVEVTSGDAETELERKIAGGNGNGGNGNGAVLPA; from the coding sequence CTGGCGGCACTCGCGATGGCCGCCCTGCTGGTAACCGCCGGCTGTCTGGGTGGCGCTGTCGATGGCACGCAGACAGCCGCCCCGAACAGTGATAGTACCGCAACCGATGGCACCGGTAGCTCGGGCGACGCCACGATGTCCTTCTACGTGAGCGACCGCCCGGGTGCGATCGACGACTTCGAGCACCTCAACGTGACCATCACCGAGGTCGGCCTCCACCGCACCGGTGACGTCGAGTCGGACGAGACCGAGACGGAGACGGAGAACGAGACGGAGACGTCCACGGACTCCGAGACCGAGACGGCGACCGACACGTCCACGACGACCACGGACACCGACACCTCGACGATGACCGCCGAGGAGCCCGACGAGACGACGCACACGATGACGGACACCATGACGAACCAGTCCGTCGACGCGAAGCAGGAGGATACGGAGACCGAGACCGAGACTGACACCGAGACGGAAACGGAAACGGAGACGGAAACGGACGACGAGACCGAATCCGAGACCGAGACCGAGGAGTCCGAGGGTGAGGACGACTCCGACGACTCCGAGGACGCAGAGTCCAGCGAGGGCTGGACGACCTACGAGGTCGACAGCAAGACGGTCGACCTGACCGAGCTCCGGGGCGCGAACGCCTCCAAGCTCGCCGACTTCCAGGTCCAGTCCGGCGAGTACGACAAGGTGTTCGTCTACGTCAGCAACGTCGAAGGCACCCTGAAGAACGGCGAGAAGGTGAACGTCAAGCTCCCGAGCGGGAAGCTCCAGATCAACAAGGCGTTCACGGTCCAGGAGGGTGAGAACACCCAGTTCGTCTTCGACATCATGATCCACAAGGCCGGCAACTCGGGCAAGTACGTTCTCCGCCCGGTCATCAGCGAGTCCGGCACCGGCGACCAGGTCGAGATCGACGACGTCGACGACGACAGTGACGACGAGAACGAGAAGAAGAACGAGAACGCCGGCGAGGGCGAGGACAGCGACGAGTCCGAGTCCGCCAGCGAGCTGACCGCCGAACTGCAGGGACAGGTCAAGGCTGGCGAGACGGTCACCCTGACGGTCACGAACGCGAGCGGCCCCGTCGAGGGCGCGAACGTGACGGTCAACGGCGAGGCAGTCGGTGAGACCGACGCCGACGGCACGCTCGCCATCGAGGTCCCCGACGCCGAGGACCTCGAGGTCGAGGTGACCAGCGGTGACGCGGAGACAGAACTCGAACGCAAGATAGCCGGTGGCAACGGGAACGGCGGGAACGGTAACGGGGCCGTCCTGCCCGCGTAA